In Ruania alkalisoli, the DNA window TCCTTCACGCTGCCCAGGAACGGCATCGTCGGCGTCATCGGCCCGAACGGTGTCGGAAAAACGACCCTCTTCAAGACGATCGTCGGCTTGGAGCCGCTCGACGCTGGCGACTTGAAGGTTGGCGAGACCGTCGACATCTCGTACGTCGATCAGGGGCGCGGTGGGATCGACCCCAAGAAGACGCTGTGGGAAGTGGTCTCCGATGGCCTCGACTTCATCCAGGTCGGGAACGTGGAGATCCCCTCGCGTGCGTATGTCTCTCAATTCGGTTTCAAGGGCCCCGACCAGCAGAAGCCGGCCGGTGTGCTCTCCGGTGGTGAACGCAACCGGCTCAACCTTGCCCTGACCCTCAAGCAGGGCGGGAACCTGCTGCTGCTGGACGAGCCGACCAACGACCTGGACGTGGAGACGCTCGGCAGCCTTGAGAACGCGCTGCTGAACTTCCCGGGCTCGGCGGTGGTCATCTCCCACGACCGGTGGTTCCTCGACCGCGTCGCCACGCACATCCTTGCCTATGAGGGAACCGACGAGAACCCCGCGAACTGGTACTGGTTCGAGGGCAACTTCGCCGACTACGAGGCCAACAAGGTCGAACGGCTCGGACAGGAAGCGGCCCGTCCGCACCGGGTTACCTATCGCAAGCTCACGCGGGACTGATCCGGATGGCGCGGGTGCGCGTGCCGGTTCCGGTCCGCTGGTCAGACCTGGACGCCTACGGGCACGTCAACAACGCTGCGATGCTGACCCTCCTGGAAGAGGCCCGCATCGCGACGTTCTGGACGAACGGCCAGGTCGCCAGCGGTACAAACGTCCTGGCCGGCGGCCCGGAGGCGAGCAGCTACACGCTGGTGGCGCGCCAGGAGATTGAGTACCTCGCGCCGCTCGGGCACTCCCATGAACCTGTGATGGTCGAGTTGTGGATCGGGCGCATCGGCGGTGCGAGCCTTGAGGTCTGCTACGAGTTGCTCTCACCCGGCGGGGCGGTTGCAGCCAAGGCGGCGACCTCCATCGTCATGGTGGACGCTGCCACCGGACAGCCTCGGCGACTCAGCGACGAAGAGCGCGCGGCTCTTGCCCCGCTCGTCGAGGATCCGATTGAGTTCAGGCGCCGCTGACACAACACGGCGCCGACCGTGCCCGACCGTGCCCGACAGTGCCTGATCGTGCCGGCCCGGGTGCGGACAGAAGAACGGGGCAGCCCGCCAGGGCCGCCCCGTTCGTGGTGGGTT includes these proteins:
- a CDS encoding acyl-CoA thioesterase encodes the protein MARVRVPVPVRWSDLDAYGHVNNAAMLTLLEEARIATFWTNGQVASGTNVLAGGPEASSYTLVARQEIEYLAPLGHSHEPVMVELWIGRIGGASLEVCYELLSPGGAVAAKAATSIVMVDAATGQPRRLSDEERAALAPLVEDPIEFRRR